GCGACCAGCGCCGACCCACCGGTCAGCGCGTTGAAAAGGCTCGACTTCCCGGAGTTGGGCAGCCCGACGATGCCGAGTTTCTCCATAGCGCTGGCAGGCTACCCTGGCGCTCCATGTCGAAGCGCACCCGGAAGGCCCGCTCTCGGGCCCGTCGAAACAAGGCCAACCACCGGCGGAAGCCGAACCGGGGGCGCTAAGCCCGTCAGATGAGTCCGCTGCGGCGGGCGAGTTCTTCGAGCGGCTGCTGGGGGCGGGCCCCGAGATGGGAGACGATTTCAGACGCCGCGAGCGCGCCGAGCTCCGCGCAGCGGCGGGGATCGAGTCCTGCGAGATAACCGAAAAGGAAACCGCCGGCGTAGCTATCTCCCGCTCCGGTTGTGTCGACGACTCGCTCGACCTTTGCGGCGGGTGCGCTGACGACTTTGCCGGCGGTGGAGACGATCGAACCGTTCGGTCCGAGGGTGACCGCGACGGTCGGGCACCGCTTCGCAAGGACCCCGAGCGCCTCATCTACTCGTCCTTGCGGGAACCCAGCCATCTCGCAGGCCTCCAGCTCGTTGGCGAACAGCAAGTCCACGCTGTCGAGGATGCGGTCGAAATGCTCCCGGTGAAGCTCGACCCAGGACGGGTCCGCCAACGAGAGGGCCACCTTGGTCCCGGATGCCTTGGCCACCTCGATGGTCTTCTCGACAGCGGCGTCGGTGTCACGCAGGCCGTAGAGGTAACCCTCGAGGTACACGACCTCGGCCCCGGCAATGACGTCGACGTCGAGATCGTCCGGCATCAACTTTGCACCGACGCCGAGGCTCGTGCACATGGTCTTTTCGGCGTCCGGAGACACCATGATCAGGGAACGCCCGGTTCCGAGCCCTTCCTTCGCCGGCGCCATCTCGAACGTGACCCCCGCGGCGCGAATGTCGTGCGCGAACACCTCGCCGAGCGCGTCGTTGCGTATTTTTCCTATGAATTTGACCTGCACACCGAAAGAGGCGACAACCGCCGCGG
This portion of the Acidimicrobiales bacterium genome encodes:
- a CDS encoding adenosine kinase, with the translated sequence AAVVASFGVQVKFIGKIRNDALGEVFAHDIRAAGVTFEMAPAKEGLGTGRSLIMVSPDAEKTMCTSLGVGAKLMPDDLDVDVIAGAEVVYLEGYLYGLRDTDAAVEKTIEVAKASGTKVALSLADPSWVELHREHFDRILDSVDLLFANELEACEMAGFPQGRVDEALGVLAKRCPTVAVTLGPNGSIVSTAGKVVSAPAAKVERVVDTTGAGDSYAGGFLFGYLAGLDPRRCAELGALAASEIVSHLGARPQQPLEELARRSGLI